In Candidatus Paceibacterota bacterium, the genomic stretch CGGCGTCGATTTTCAATGCCTCAATTGAGCATTGAAAGGTTTATCTAAACTGTAAATAGATTGGCATCTCGGAAAGACGAGTAAAAGGACCTGGACCATTTGTTTTAGACTTCGGTCTAAAATGGATACTAGGCAAGAACGGAACAAAACAAAGAATATTTTAAGCAAAAACCACCCGAGAGGGTGGTTTTTGCTTGTCTGATTTCTTGATATACTAATATGTATGAAAAACATAATTCAAAAGCTTGGGTTTATCATCGCAGTAAGTTTCGGCGCGCTCATGCCTGTACTTGCGCAAGCTTCAGCTGCAGTGTGTAAAGTTAATGGGAAAGTGGTGGACTGCGGGAATGCCGGTTGGCTCATCGGCGGAATTTTCGGTCTCGGAGGTATTTTTATGCTCATCCTTCTTGCGGGAACTATATTCTGGATTTTCATGCTTATCCATGCTGCCACTCATGATATTCCCAATAAACCTCTCTGGCTCCTCATTATCATTTTCGGTCACCTTCTTGGGGCAATCGTCTATTACTTTTCTATCAAAAAGAACATGTCTTCTAGCTCGAAAACACCTTCTTCTGGGGCATCCTCGACCACTTAGTCTATAAGAAATAAGCCTCAAAAAACGCCTCAACAAGGGTGTTTTTTGACGTTCTCAAAGTATTGACTTTTATCCTAAAATATGCTATACTATTAGGGTAGGCTGTGGGGGAGAGCGTACAGGGGCCTATGGGCAGGAGAAAGGGGGCGCAATGCGCCTTTCAACTTCTGTAGCAGTACTTGGTCTGTTGTTTATTCTCACAACATCTGTGAGAACAGCAGAACCAAGCGAGGTTCTCATTTCCGCTTTGATTCGTGTTGAATCAGGTGGGAATGACAGAGTGATTGGAGACGTCAAGCTTAAGAATAAAGCTTACGGCTGTCTCCAAGTTCGTCAGCCCGTCTGTGATGATGTGAACCAGCGTTTCGGTACGCACTATCGCGCCGAAGATTGTCTGGGGAATCGTCAACTGTCCATCGAGATATGTAAAAAGTATCTCTCGATGTACGCAAAGACTGGTGCGGACGAAGAAACGGCTCGCATCTGGAATGGCGGGCCGAAAGGACAGTATAAAAAGAGTACAGAAAAATATTGGGAGAAGGTCAAGAAATTTCTATGATACTTCCTTCCGAAACCAATTGCCGGCGCCCTTCAGGTGTCCGGCAATTTATCATTATGTTATAATGGGTTTTGGCTTGAGGAAAATACAGCGAGGTCAGACTGAAAGGAGGGGACTGTCATGACAAGGCAGAATCGGTGGAATACGGGCGATAGTGTTGAACAAGACAGACATGAAGCAGATCCAACATTGCTTCAGAAAGTGTTGGAATCTTTGTTGCACTTTCCTCTTTTGCTCATTTTTAGGATGATGGAAGGCTCGAGGTTTCAGGACCTTGGATTTTGGTTGGTGGGGGGCGTGTTCGAGTGGATCGATGGTCCAAACAATGTATCCCTGAAACGGGTGGGAGGCAAGGAATGAATACACATGGGCTTCGCCGGCCGAGAAAATTTGTAAGCAAGCGTTTTCTCAAGGCCTTGGAACGTTTTTCTGTCATCGACCTTGTTGGGGGTGTGGCAGCATCGTTTGTCATATGCGCGGCGCTGTTCTGGATGTGCGCGACTGATGTAAAGAGATTTCTTTTTCGGAAATGGTGGTGAGGTGTTTCTCGCTACACTTCCGAAAGTATCGTTGGCGACTGGGTTTTGTCCCAGTCGTTTTTCTTGTGAAAGTGTGAGGTTTTTGCTATATTTTGTGGGTCTTTTTTTATGCGCGATTAGCTCAGCTGGTAGAGCACATCACTGATACTGATGGGGTCCCAGGTTCGACTCCTGGATCGCGCACCAAACGAAAATCACCCTTCTGGGGTGATTTTCGTTTGGTCGACGATCAAGAAAGCGCGGGGCGCTTTCTGTCAGGAGTCGAAGCCCGATTGAGCTCCGCCAGAGGCGGACCAATCGGGGTACTGAAGCTGTAAGCTTCGAAATTCTTGTGTTATTGTTTTCAGATATGGGCGCGTGGCGTAACTGGTAGCCGCGCACGATTCAGAATCGTGTGGAGTAATCCATGGGAGTTCGACCCTCCCCGCGCCCACTAATTGATGCTGTTTGAATTGTTTTGACCTATCGTATAGAAATGCTAAGGTACATTTAGGACGAAAGGAGGGCTCGGAATGTTCAAATACATCGTAATTTTTCGAAGCCCTCTTTTGAAGGGGGTTGGAATTGAGGAGATGTCCGATTCATCGAGGGAGCTCTTTCACGATTACGGAGCTTTTCTCCGGGAGAAGTGTAAGGGGATGACGAAGAAGATCTACACTTCTCCTGCCGGACAGAATATCGAAGCGCGCGATATTTTGGAACAAGAACTTCGGCTTATGCCTTCGGGAGAAGCTGGCATCGTTGAAGCTTTCCTTCACGGGGCCTATGCAGGCCGGAAGTACCAGGACGCAAATGTTCTTCCAGTTATGGATTTTGTGAAATCACGCGAGAAAGACTCTGATGTTCTCGTTCTGATTACGCATCATCCCTACGTAAGACTTCTGCAACAGCGCTTCGCGGAAGAGTACAAATGGAAGATCATCCCGACAGTTTTTGCTCCTTCAAACGGGGGAGGAGTGATCATTAGTGTCGGGGAAGAGACAATCGAAATGGTTCAAAAGCCGACTCGTTGGCAGGAACCTCCCGTACAAGGCAAGTTTCGGTGGTAAGGCTCGGATGCAAGTTCCGGGCTGTTTTTTTGCCTGAAACTTGCTAGTATGGTGCTATATATGCAAATCGGGGGCTATTTTAGGGGTAAAAAGATAACAATCATGGGACTCGGGCTATTAGGCCGGGGTCTTGGCGATGTGCGGTTTTTAGCTGAAGAAGGAGCTGAACTTATCGTTACCGACCTTAAAACCAAGGAACAACTCGCAGATTCTCTGAAAGCGCTCGAAGCCTTTCCAAACATCACCTACGTTCTTGGCGAGCATAGGCTCAAGGATTTCCAGGGGAGGGATATGGTGGTGAAAGCTGCGGGAGTTCCGCTCGATTCTCCTTATGTTGCAGAAGCGCGAAAAAACGGAATTCCGATCGAAATGGATGCCTCTCTTTTCGCAAAGCTCACAATTGGTGTCACTATTATCGGCATTACAGGTACGCGCGGGAAAACTACGACAACCTCACTCGTGTATGAGATTGCGAGAAGGCATTTTGATGGTACAAGCACGAAAGTGTTTCTTGGGGGCAACATCCGAGGGACTGCGACTCTGCCTCTTATTCGAGAAGTGAAAGCGGGGGACGTCATGGTACTTGAACTTGATTCATGGCAACTTCAGGGATTTGGCGAAGCGAAAATCAGTCCGCATATTTCTATATTTACGAATTTTCTCGATGATCATCTCAATTATTACAAAGGCGACCGAGATCTCTATTTTCAAGACAAAGCGCAAATTTTTCTCAACCAAACAAAAGGAGATGTCTGTATTACGAGCGATGATTTGGCTATTGAGATAGTAAAAAGATTCGGAAAAGACATGAAAGGCGCGCTCGTGAAAGCAAAACCTTCCAAAATTCCGCTTGATTGGAAATTCCATCTTCGCGGAGAACATAATCGAGAAAATATTGCGCTTGCGATCGAAGCGGGGAAGGCGCTTGGTGCGACAATGGAAGAAATTCGGGAAGCAATTGAGAGATTTCGAGGCGTGCCGGGGCGACTCGAATTTTTGGTCAATTACAAAGGCGTTTATTTTTATAACGACACCTGCGCTACGACTCCTGACGCGACGCTCGCGGGATTGAAGACTTTGGCTTTTCAGCGAAACGTCGTTCTCATTATGGGAGGTGCGGACAAGGGGCTTAATATGGACAAACTCATCCACGCTCTTCCGGAATATACGAAAGAAGTCATTCTGCTTATGGGTACAAACACAACCGGCAGTGAAAGAATAAAAGATGTTGTTCTCAAATTTCCAAGTATCAAAGCAACTCTCGCTACGAGTCTTGAGGGAGCCCTCGGGCAAGCCCTTTTGACTGCAGAGAAAGGAGATGTTGTCCTCTTTAGTCCGGCATTCGCTTCTTTCGGAATGTTTAAGAATGAATACGATAGGGGAGATAAATTCAATGAAGCTGTTAAAAATCTGAAATAGATGAAGAAAACCAAAGCTGCCATAACTCCGCAGAACGCGAGAAAAATTCACTTTGCCGGCATCGGAGGCATTGGCATTTCTGCTATTGCTCGAATGATGAAAGGAGAAGGGAAGGCTGTAAGCGGGTCAGACCGTGATAGATCGAAGGTCACAGATGAACTCAAGAAACTTGGAATAAAAATATCTATCGGGCAGAAAAAGTCGGCAATTCCGAAAGGGTGCGATTTGCTTGTCTATACAAACGCTCTCCCCAAAAATCATTCCGAGCTTGTGGACGCTAAGAAAAGAAAAATAAAAGTTTTTTCATATCCGCAAACGCTTCACTTCATTTCGAAAGAAAAATATACGATTGCGATTTCGGGTACTCACGGAAAAACCACGACGACCGCGATGGTCGCAAAAATTCTCATGGATGCGCATCTTGACCCGACCGTGATTGTCGGCTCGATTCTGAAATCTACAAATTCTAATTTCGTTTCAGGAAAGAGCGTCTTTTTTCTTGTTGAAGCAGATGAATACAAACGAGCATTTTTGAATTTGGAACCGAAAATTTTGGCGATCAATAATCTTGATCTCGATCATACCGACTATTATAAAAATCTCGCCGACATTCAGAAAGCATTTCATACGCTTGCAAAAAAAATTCCGGAGGGTGGATTTCTCATTTGTGATAAAGACAATGCTCATTTAAAACCCGTACTCAAATCCCTGAAGTGTACAGTTATTCATTATCCTGATGTGTCGCTCTCGGATTGGAAGCTTAAGTTGCCCGGCGAGCATAACCGGCAGAATGCCAAAGTTGCAGCAACTGTTGCGGGAGTACTTGGCGTGCCGGAAGAAAATATCCGAAAATCGCTTGAGGAATTTGAGGGCACCTGGAGACGATTCGAGTTCAAAGGCGAGACGAAGAGCGGTGTCTTGGTCTACGATGACTATGCTCATAATCCAGAGAAAGTGCGCGCCGCACTCGCTGGGGCGCGGGAAGCATTTCCCAATAAGAAGATCTGGGCTGTTTTTCAGCCTCATCTTTATTCTCGGACGAAAAGATTTTTCAAAGACTTCACTGAATCTTTTAAAGACACAGACGAGGTTATTTTTGCTCCCATCTTCGCGGCACGGGAAAAACTCGATAAGTCTATAACTTCAGAAATGCTTGCGAAAGCCGTAGTAAAAAAAGGCGGAAAGGCACACTATGCGGAAGCCTTTGAAAATATTGTGAAGTATCTCAAAAAGCAAACCAAAAAGGGAGACGTGGTGATGACAGTCGGAGCGGGGGATATTTATAAAGTGGGGGAGAGTTTTCTAAAATGAAAATTGCCGTCATCGCAATGTTCTTGCGATGACGGCAATCGTATGTCTCCCGTCCGATTACTGGACGTTTTTGAGTGCGTACTTCGGTTCGGGGATGTACATGTTTCCGGGTTTGACGAGCATCTTCAATTCATCCGGCATCTCGCTTCCCTTTGCCATGTGAATTTCGCCGTCGAAATCGACGACGACGATTCTCGCGCCCGGCCCGTATCCGCTAACGCTGTACCTGCCGAATCTGCTCGGGTCTTCCTCCTTCCTAATGACTTGTCTCGTGCGCAGATCACACTTGCCGGTCACGTTGACGAACCCGTGCTCTACGAGCAACCTGACGAGCGCGTCGTTGCTCGGCATTTCCCGCAGAGCAATCTCCAGCCTTTCGGACCCTCGGCGTGGTCTCACAGCAGTTGCACTTTCCTGCATTGGTGCTCCCTCCTCCGGTCGAGCTTTCGCTCAACAATTTTCAAATGCTGGCCAGCCTCTGCTGTGCCAGGTACTAAATTTCCTGGTTAACTTACCACATCTTTGATAATTTGTCTATATCTATAATTATGCTACCATAGCGCCTATGTCTACTCTATATGTCGTTGGAACGCCGATAGGGAATTTGGGGGATATAACCCTTCGTGCTTTGGAAGTGTTCAAGTCAGTTGATTATGTGCTTTGTGAAGATACTCGTGTGACGGCGAAGCTTCTCCATAAATACGAAATTTCAAGGCCAACGATAAGCTATCATTCGCATAGCGATCTTTCGAAAGTTGATCATATTATTTCACTTCTCAAGGATGGAAAAAATCTTGCCCTTGTCTCTGATGCGGGAACCCCAGGAATTTCTGATCCTGGCTCGCTTCTTGTTTCGCAAGTTAGTGGAGCTTTGGGAGATGAAGTGAAAATTGTTGCGATTCCAGGCCCTTCGGCGCTCGTCTCTGCCCTTTCTATTTCCGGCGCTCCCTCATCGGATTTTCTTTTTCTTGGATTTCTTCCGCACAAGAAGGGAAGGGAGACTCTTTTTCGAGAAATTGCTGATTCAAAAAGAACCGTGGCTTTTTATGAGTCGCCTCATCGAATTGAAAAAGCGCTTGCTTCGCTTCAGAAACATTTCACAGAAAATAAAATGGAGGGGAGAAAAATCGCAGTTGCCCGCGAACTCACGAAAGTGTTTGAAGAGTGCGTTTCGGGGACTGCTTCAGAACTTATCGCGCATTTTCAAAATCACCAAGATACTGTGCGCGGAGAATTTGTGGTTGTAGTTTTTCCAAAATAATTCGCATTTTTGGCAATTATTATCTATAATAGCAGTATGCATTTTACACAAACATCTTACGTCCGCAGTTTTGCTCTCCTTGGCGCCCTGACTGCTCTTACACCATTTCTTCATTTTCCACGAGCCTGGAATGATGTCTTGCTTGTTATCATCGGCCTTCTCGTCATTTTTCTCTCATACACTCTTCGAGCACAAAAAATGAGCGATTCTTCCAAGTTGCCACAGCCTCCTCTCGACGGCGGAACTCAAAACTTGAATAACTAGGCCTAGTTGAGCCCCGTGTTTATTCTTATCCCATGCGGGATGTTGCTTTTTGTTGTATACTATTTCCATTATGGTGTCCTCTCATACTGATCATAGCCCTTCTCCATCTCACGACTCGCATGGGCACCACGACTTTCTTAGAAAAAATGCATTCGATCCAGAGCGAGTGACCTATTTTGCCGAGACTGATTCTCGCAATAAGAAAATAAAATTTGGAATCAAAGCGAAAGACAGAACTCGCCATGTCTATGTCATTGGGAAGACGGGAATGGGAAAGTCCACCTGCCTTGAAAATATGGCCGTGCAGGATATTCAAAATGGCGAGGGTATGGCTTTTATTGATCCTCACGGAAAGACTGCCGACCTTTTTCTTGAGTACGTTCCCAAAGAGCGAATGAAGGATGTGCTGTATTTTGCGCCTTTCGATATGGAATATCCCGTGTCTTTCAATGTGATGGAAGA encodes the following:
- the murD gene encoding UDP-N-acetylmuramoyl-L-alanine--D-glutamate ligase, translated to MQIGGYFRGKKITIMGLGLLGRGLGDVRFLAEEGAELIVTDLKTKEQLADSLKALEAFPNITYVLGEHRLKDFQGRDMVVKAAGVPLDSPYVAEARKNGIPIEMDASLFAKLTIGVTIIGITGTRGKTTTTSLVYEIARRHFDGTSTKVFLGGNIRGTATLPLIREVKAGDVMVLELDSWQLQGFGEAKISPHISIFTNFLDDHLNYYKGDRDLYFQDKAQIFLNQTKGDVCITSDDLAIEIVKRFGKDMKGALVKAKPSKIPLDWKFHLRGEHNRENIALAIEAGKALGATMEEIREAIERFRGVPGRLEFLVNYKGVYFYNDTCATTPDATLAGLKTLAFQRNVVLIMGGADKGLNMDKLIHALPEYTKEVILLMGTNTTGSERIKDVVLKFPSIKATLATSLEGALGQALLTAEKGDVVLFSPAFASFGMFKNEYDRGDKFNEAVKNLK
- a CDS encoding transglycosylase SLT domain-containing protein yields the protein MRLSTSVAVLGLLFILTTSVRTAEPSEVLISALIRVESGGNDRVIGDVKLKNKAYGCLQVRQPVCDDVNQRFGTHYRAEDCLGNRQLSIEICKKYLSMYAKTGADEETARIWNGGPKGQYKKSTEKYWEKVKKFL
- a CDS encoding PLDc N-terminal domain-containing protein — translated: MKNIIQKLGFIIAVSFGALMPVLAQASAAVCKVNGKVVDCGNAGWLIGGIFGLGGIFMLILLAGTIFWIFMLIHAATHDIPNKPLWLLIIIFGHLLGAIVYYFSIKKNMSSSSKTPSSGASSTT
- the rsmI gene encoding 16S rRNA (cytidine(1402)-2'-O)-methyltransferase, whose product is MSTLYVVGTPIGNLGDITLRALEVFKSVDYVLCEDTRVTAKLLHKYEISRPTISYHSHSDLSKVDHIISLLKDGKNLALVSDAGTPGISDPGSLLVSQVSGALGDEVKIVAIPGPSALVSALSISGAPSSDFLFLGFLPHKKGRETLFREIADSKRTVAFYESPHRIEKALASLQKHFTENKMEGRKIAVARELTKVFEECVSGTASELIAHFQNHQDTVRGEFVVVVFPK
- a CDS encoding cyanophycin synthetase, producing MKKTKAAITPQNARKIHFAGIGGIGISAIARMMKGEGKAVSGSDRDRSKVTDELKKLGIKISIGQKKSAIPKGCDLLVYTNALPKNHSELVDAKKRKIKVFSYPQTLHFISKEKYTIAISGTHGKTTTTAMVAKILMDAHLDPTVIVGSILKSTNSNFVSGKSVFFLVEADEYKRAFLNLEPKILAINNLDLDHTDYYKNLADIQKAFHTLAKKIPEGGFLICDKDNAHLKPVLKSLKCTVIHYPDVSLSDWKLKLPGEHNRQNAKVAATVAGVLGVPEENIRKSLEEFEGTWRRFEFKGETKSGVLVYDDYAHNPEKVRAALAGAREAFPNKKIWAVFQPHLYSRTKRFFKDFTESFKDTDEVIFAPIFAAREKLDKSITSEMLAKAVVKKGGKAHYAEAFENIVKYLKKQTKKGDVVMTVGAGDIYKVGESFLK